A genomic window from Triticum urartu cultivar G1812 chromosome 7, Tu2.1, whole genome shotgun sequence includes:
- the LOC125523791 gene encoding E3 ubiquitin-protein ligase UPL3-like isoform X3 — protein MPCCPPTLPLHSIVFILDAEGQCGLQRRPAAVLLFVGTGGRRVSRMGTGAWGRKFRRMVAVVASEGAGGGVLLASLTSSTKRSRSARRTPGATFPPSPPRERSCGWRPEMLLAVRAITYLYDAMPCAADTVVRHRLLPVLCSRLLAIEYLDVAEQCLQAFEKISLRQPAQCLQAGMITVVLVYMDFVSASIQRVVVSAVANACKKVPADCSQFVMDSVPMLCNLLQSEEKMTRRSSVMDLHGSVIERCLVSRAPGRGLFGKIPLPHATQGQLPEC, from the exons ATGCCCTGCTGCCCGCCTACTCTTCCTCTCCACAGCATCGTGTTTATCCTCGACGCAGAAGGACAGTGCGGACTGCAGAGACGCCCTGCCGCCGTGCTCCTTTTTGTAGGGACGGGGGGTCGTCGTGTGAGTCGGATGGGGACTGGGGCCTGGGGGCGGAAGTTCCGTCGGATGGTGGCGGTCGTCGCCTCGGAGGGCGCAGGGGGAGGCGTGCTGCTCGCGTCGCTCACGAGCTCTACGAAGCGCTCTCGTTCTGCACGGAGGACGCCGGGGGCTACTTTCCCGCCGAGTCCGCCACGCGAGCGCTCGTGCGGCTGGCGACCCGAGATGCTGCTCGCCGTGCGCGCCATCACCTACCTCTACGACGCCATGCCGTGCGCCGCTGACACCGTCGTCCGCCACCGCTTGCTCCCCGTGCTCTGCTCCCGGCTCCTCGCGATCGAGTACCTTGATGTGGCCGAGCAG TGCTTGCAAGCGTTTGAGAAGATATCGCTGCGGCAGCCGGCACAGTGCTTGCAGGCAGGCATGATAACTGTTGTGCTGGTATACATGGACTTTGTCTCTGCAAGTATTCAG AGGGTTGTTGTCTCAGCTGTTGCAAATGCCTGCAAGAAGGTCCCCGCAGATTGCTCCCAGTTTGTGATGGACTCGGTCCCAATGCTGTGTAATCTACTGCAGTCTGAGGAGAAGATG ACAAGGAGAAGTAGTGTCATGGATCTGCATGGAAGTGTCATCGAGAGATGTCTGGTGTCAAG
- the LOC125523791 gene encoding uncharacterized protein LOC125523791 isoform X4: protein MPCCPPTLPLHSIVFILDAEGQCGLQRRPAAVLLFVGTGGRRVSRMGTGAWGRKFRRMVAVVASEGAGGGVLLASLTSSTKRSRSARRTPGATFPPSPPRERSCGWRPEMLLAVRAITYLYDAMPCAADTVVRHRLLPVLCSRLLAIEYLDVAEQCLQAFEKISLRQPAQCLQAGMITVVLVYMDFVSASIQRVVVSAVANACKKVPADCSQFVMDSVPMLCNLLQSEEKMTRRSSVMDLHGSVIERCLVSRFSPITAGSDC from the exons ATGCCCTGCTGCCCGCCTACTCTTCCTCTCCACAGCATCGTGTTTATCCTCGACGCAGAAGGACAGTGCGGACTGCAGAGACGCCCTGCCGCCGTGCTCCTTTTTGTAGGGACGGGGGGTCGTCGTGTGAGTCGGATGGGGACTGGGGCCTGGGGGCGGAAGTTCCGTCGGATGGTGGCGGTCGTCGCCTCGGAGGGCGCAGGGGGAGGCGTGCTGCTCGCGTCGCTCACGAGCTCTACGAAGCGCTCTCGTTCTGCACGGAGGACGCCGGGGGCTACTTTCCCGCCGAGTCCGCCACGCGAGCGCTCGTGCGGCTGGCGACCCGAGATGCTGCTCGCCGTGCGCGCCATCACCTACCTCTACGACGCCATGCCGTGCGCCGCTGACACCGTCGTCCGCCACCGCTTGCTCCCCGTGCTCTGCTCCCGGCTCCTCGCGATCGAGTACCTTGATGTGGCCGAGCAG TGCTTGCAAGCGTTTGAGAAGATATCGCTGCGGCAGCCGGCACAGTGCTTGCAGGCAGGCATGATAACTGTTGTGCTGGTATACATGGACTTTGTCTCTGCAAGTATTCAG AGGGTTGTTGTCTCAGCTGTTGCAAATGCCTGCAAGAAGGTCCCCGCAGATTGCTCCCAGTTTGTGATGGACTCGGTCCCAATGCTGTGTAATCTACTGCAGTCTGAGGAGAAGATG ACAAGGAGAAGTAGTGTCATGGATCTGCATGGAAGTGTCATCGAGAGATGTCTGGTGTCAAG
- the LOC125523791 gene encoding uncharacterized protein LOC125523791 isoform X2, whose protein sequence is MPCCPPTLPLHSIVFILDAEGQCGLQRRPAAVLLFVGTGGRRVSRMGTGAWGRKFRRMVAVVASEGAGGGVLLASLTSSTKRSRSARRTPGATFPPSPPRERSCGWRPEMLLAVRAITYLYDAMPCAADTVVRHRLLPVLCSRLLAIEYLDVAEQCLQAFEKISLRQPAQCLQAGMITVVLVYMDFVSASIQRVVVSAVANACKKVPADCSQFVMDSVPMLCNLLQSEEKMVLLPTNLTELACIRHVHSALLKAKERLTMQTRRSSVMDLHGSVIERCLVSRFSPITAGSDC, encoded by the exons ATGCCCTGCTGCCCGCCTACTCTTCCTCTCCACAGCATCGTGTTTATCCTCGACGCAGAAGGACAGTGCGGACTGCAGAGACGCCCTGCCGCCGTGCTCCTTTTTGTAGGGACGGGGGGTCGTCGTGTGAGTCGGATGGGGACTGGGGCCTGGGGGCGGAAGTTCCGTCGGATGGTGGCGGTCGTCGCCTCGGAGGGCGCAGGGGGAGGCGTGCTGCTCGCGTCGCTCACGAGCTCTACGAAGCGCTCTCGTTCTGCACGGAGGACGCCGGGGGCTACTTTCCCGCCGAGTCCGCCACGCGAGCGCTCGTGCGGCTGGCGACCCGAGATGCTGCTCGCCGTGCGCGCCATCACCTACCTCTACGACGCCATGCCGTGCGCCGCTGACACCGTCGTCCGCCACCGCTTGCTCCCCGTGCTCTGCTCCCGGCTCCTCGCGATCGAGTACCTTGATGTGGCCGAGCAG TGCTTGCAAGCGTTTGAGAAGATATCGCTGCGGCAGCCGGCACAGTGCTTGCAGGCAGGCATGATAACTGTTGTGCTGGTATACATGGACTTTGTCTCTGCAAGTATTCAG AGGGTTGTTGTCTCAGCTGTTGCAAATGCCTGCAAGAAGGTCCCCGCAGATTGCTCCCAGTTTGTGATGGACTCGGTCCCAATGCTGTGTAATCTACTGCAGTCTGAGGAGAAGATGGTATTGTTACCCACTAATTTAACCGAGCTTGCTTGTATTAGGCATGTACATAGTGCTCTGCTAAAGGCAAAGGAGAGGTTGACAATGCAGACAAGGAGAAGTAGTGTCATGGATCTGCATGGAAGTGTCATCGAGAGATGTCTGGTGTCAAG
- the LOC125523791 gene encoding uncharacterized protein LOC125523791 isoform X1, translating into MPCCPPTLPLHSIVFILDAEGQCGLQRRPAAVLLFVGTGGRRVSRMGTGAWGRKFRRMVAVVASEGAGGGVLLASLTSSTKRSRSARRTPGATFPPSPPRERSCGWRPEMLLAVRAITYLYDAMPCAADTVVRHRLLPVLCSRLLAIEYLDVAEQCLQAFEKISLRQPAQCLQAGMITVVLVYMDFVSASIQRVVVSAVANACKKVPADCSQFVMDSVPMLCNLLQSEEKMVLLPTNLTELACIRHVHSALLKAKERLTMQTRRSSVMDLHGSVIERCLVSRAPGRGLFGKIPLPHATQGQLPEC; encoded by the exons ATGCCCTGCTGCCCGCCTACTCTTCCTCTCCACAGCATCGTGTTTATCCTCGACGCAGAAGGACAGTGCGGACTGCAGAGACGCCCTGCCGCCGTGCTCCTTTTTGTAGGGACGGGGGGTCGTCGTGTGAGTCGGATGGGGACTGGGGCCTGGGGGCGGAAGTTCCGTCGGATGGTGGCGGTCGTCGCCTCGGAGGGCGCAGGGGGAGGCGTGCTGCTCGCGTCGCTCACGAGCTCTACGAAGCGCTCTCGTTCTGCACGGAGGACGCCGGGGGCTACTTTCCCGCCGAGTCCGCCACGCGAGCGCTCGTGCGGCTGGCGACCCGAGATGCTGCTCGCCGTGCGCGCCATCACCTACCTCTACGACGCCATGCCGTGCGCCGCTGACACCGTCGTCCGCCACCGCTTGCTCCCCGTGCTCTGCTCCCGGCTCCTCGCGATCGAGTACCTTGATGTGGCCGAGCAG TGCTTGCAAGCGTTTGAGAAGATATCGCTGCGGCAGCCGGCACAGTGCTTGCAGGCAGGCATGATAACTGTTGTGCTGGTATACATGGACTTTGTCTCTGCAAGTATTCAG AGGGTTGTTGTCTCAGCTGTTGCAAATGCCTGCAAGAAGGTCCCCGCAGATTGCTCCCAGTTTGTGATGGACTCGGTCCCAATGCTGTGTAATCTACTGCAGTCTGAGGAGAAGATGGTATTGTTACCCACTAATTTAACCGAGCTTGCTTGTATTAGGCATGTACATAGTGCTCTGCTAAAGGCAAAGGAGAGGTTGACAATGCAGACAAGGAGAAGTAGTGTCATGGATCTGCATGGAAGTGTCATCGAGAGATGTCTGGTGTCAAG